The Candidatus Baltobacteraceae bacterium genome has a window encoding:
- a CDS encoding aldo/keto reductase family protein → MRYRSLGHSGLKLSTIGLGSWLTYGNTVERETARACILRAWELGVNFIDTANVYASGAAEETLGPIVAELERGELVLATKVYFSIGEGANQRGLSRKHIRDQIDRSLARLRVDYVDLYQCHRYDVTTPLEETCGAMNDLVRAGKILYWGVSEWNADQIAAAVTLCTSRGWSAPIGNQPQYSALWRRIEERVLPVCRRYGIGNVVWSPLAMGILSGKYTDASRPPSGSRASSAYKEMMEDYFTQPVLDAVRSLAPLAARAGCSQSQLALAWCLRQPEVTSAIVGATKVAQVEENVAAADLDVDPAIFAEMDRILAPVVPHEPYLA, encoded by the coding sequence ATGCGATATCGATCTTTAGGACACTCCGGTCTCAAGCTGTCGACCATCGGGCTCGGCTCGTGGCTGACGTACGGAAACACGGTGGAGCGCGAAACCGCGCGCGCGTGCATTCTGCGCGCGTGGGAACTCGGCGTCAACTTTATCGACACGGCGAACGTCTACGCAAGCGGTGCCGCCGAGGAGACGCTCGGACCGATCGTCGCGGAGCTGGAACGCGGCGAGCTCGTCTTGGCGACGAAAGTGTACTTTTCGATCGGCGAGGGCGCCAATCAGCGCGGTCTGTCGCGTAAGCACATTCGCGACCAAATCGACCGCTCTCTCGCGCGCTTGCGAGTCGACTACGTGGATCTCTATCAATGTCACCGGTACGACGTGACGACGCCGCTCGAAGAGACGTGCGGGGCGATGAACGATTTGGTTAGGGCCGGGAAGATTCTCTATTGGGGTGTTTCGGAGTGGAACGCGGATCAAATCGCCGCGGCGGTAACGCTCTGTACCTCGCGCGGCTGGTCTGCGCCGATCGGCAATCAGCCGCAGTATAGCGCGCTGTGGCGGCGCATCGAAGAGCGCGTGTTGCCGGTGTGCCGCCGGTACGGCATCGGTAACGTCGTGTGGTCGCCGCTGGCGATGGGCATTCTCAGCGGGAAGTATACCGACGCGTCGCGGCCGCCGTCGGGATCGCGCGCGTCGAGCGCGTACAAGGAGATGATGGAGGATTACTTCACGCAGCCGGTGCTCGATGCGGTACGGTCGCTTGCGCCGTTGGCGGCGCGTGCCGGTTGTTCGCAAAGCCAGCTCGCGCTAGCGTGGTGTCTGCGTCAGCCCGAGGTAACCAGTGCGATCGTCGGTGCTACAAAGGTGGCGCAGGTCGAGGAAAACGTGGCGGCGGCGGACTTGGACGTGGATCCCGCAATCTTCGCGGAGATGGACCGTATCCTCGCGCCGGTAGTGCCGCACGAGCCGTATTTAGCTTAG
- a CDS encoding GntR family transcriptional regulator: protein MPAVLTVDPRSGVPIYLQIIEQVKRSVALGILQAGEQLPTVKQLALDLTVNPNTVARAYRELERDSVIETSPGRGSFVRGNGVASSAKAAANDVARDALDSALREVKSVGLSRSDLRELIDAAVNRWFPEEQQLP, encoded by the coding sequence ATGCCGGCCGTACTCACGGTCGATCCGCGCAGCGGAGTTCCGATCTACTTGCAGATCATCGAACAGGTCAAGCGATCCGTCGCTCTGGGGATCCTGCAAGCCGGCGAGCAACTCCCAACCGTCAAGCAGCTCGCGCTGGATCTGACCGTCAACCCCAACACCGTTGCGCGAGCGTATCGCGAACTCGAGCGCGACAGCGTGATCGAAACCTCCCCCGGACGGGGCTCGTTCGTCCGCGGTAACGGTGTGGCGTCTTCGGCTAAAGCCGCCGCGAACGACGTCGCACGCGACGCCCTCGACTCGGCGCTCCGCGAAGTCAAATCGGTCGGACTCTCTCGCAGCGACCTGCGCGAACTCATCGATGCCGCCGTTAACCGGTGGTTTCCGGAGGAACAGCAGCTTCCATGA
- a CDS encoding YegS/Rv2252/BmrU family lipid kinase, giving the protein MRALLLLNPQSRRGREMAPALRADLRSCGVETIDGAVGQSAKVDCVISAGGDGTLTRAMARAIELNVPIGVVPLGTFNDLARTLKIPFDVAGACATIRAGHTRTIDVARVNGVYYASEASIGVSSRIARLQTPQEKRRFGTLAVIATALQAFRYVRPMNVALSFDGRTERFKTVQLTVANSHRFGGVFSVADAAIDDGWLDVYSIEIDNAREALSVARAVLSGQWQDAPGLRTYRSTAFHVHTRHRHHISADGEPAGETPATFQVLPKALRVYVPSEQ; this is encoded by the coding sequence ATGCGCGCGCTGTTACTGCTCAATCCGCAATCGCGCCGGGGCCGTGAGATGGCGCCTGCGCTGCGCGCAGATTTGCGGAGCTGCGGTGTCGAGACGATCGACGGCGCAGTGGGCCAAAGCGCGAAAGTCGACTGCGTTATCTCGGCCGGCGGCGACGGAACGCTCACGCGTGCGATGGCGCGCGCGATCGAACTGAACGTTCCGATCGGTGTCGTGCCGTTGGGAACGTTCAACGATCTGGCGCGGACGCTGAAGATTCCGTTCGACGTCGCGGGGGCGTGCGCGACGATCCGCGCCGGTCACACGCGTACCATCGACGTCGCGCGCGTCAACGGCGTGTATTACGCCAGCGAGGCCAGCATCGGTGTCTCCAGCCGAATCGCTCGGCTCCAGACTCCGCAAGAAAAGCGGCGCTTCGGAACGCTGGCCGTCATTGCGACGGCGTTACAGGCGTTTCGTTACGTGCGGCCGATGAACGTGGCGCTTTCCTTCGACGGAAGGACCGAGCGCTTCAAGACCGTGCAGCTGACGGTAGCGAATAGCCACCGGTTCGGCGGCGTCTTTAGCGTGGCGGACGCCGCCATCGACGACGGATGGCTCGACGTCTATTCGATCGAGATCGACAACGCGCGCGAGGCGCTCTCGGTCGCGCGCGCGGTCTTGAGCGGACAATGGCAGGACGCTCCCGGATTGCGAACCTACCGTTCGACGGCGTTCCACGTGCACACGCGCCATCGTCACCACATCAGCGCCGACGGAGAACCCGCCGGCGAGACGCCCGCGACCTTCCAGGTTCTTCCCAAGGCGCTGCGCGTCTACGTTCCTTCGGAGCAATAA
- a CDS encoding MFS transporter has translation MPESRYEVLALFTGAMIGASLFVMATGALMPFFETAFHLGQTQLGLVLSVQMAGSLLMTAVAGMLTDRFGDKAVVLWSGLFMGVALLAASAVHDFGWLLVWLLMYGIGFAAVTPSGSHAIVYFFKKEERGLAMGIRQCGVPIAGVIGSIVLPAIALHFDYQWTLAAAGIATIVACGVASLLYREPVELEGEPVSARNMFAEMVVMARDARLILMTLVSMVLVCSQLAVMAFLTLTIVHEANAPLAVAIGMFTISQLAAIGGRVFWGWSSDRIFGGKRALPLATVCVVTAVLAILFSFMTPSTPLWLIGVVCAALGFAAEGWFGVAVLGFAEIGGEEHCGSALGVALTWVFFAAFVAPTLFGAIAEVYGFPFAWRGLGILQLAGIPPALMAAAFMARFASTVKSS, from the coding sequence ATGCCCGAATCGCGCTACGAAGTGCTCGCGCTCTTTACCGGCGCGATGATCGGCGCATCGCTGTTCGTCATGGCGACCGGAGCGCTCATGCCATTCTTCGAGACCGCGTTCCACTTGGGCCAAACTCAGCTCGGGCTCGTGCTCTCGGTGCAGATGGCGGGCTCGCTGCTCATGACTGCGGTCGCGGGAATGCTGACCGACCGCTTCGGCGACAAAGCGGTCGTGTTGTGGAGCGGTCTCTTCATGGGCGTCGCGCTGTTGGCGGCGTCGGCCGTACACGACTTCGGTTGGCTGCTCGTCTGGCTGCTGATGTACGGGATTGGTTTTGCGGCGGTCACGCCGTCGGGAAGCCACGCGATCGTCTACTTCTTCAAAAAGGAAGAGCGCGGGCTCGCCATGGGGATTCGCCAATGCGGCGTTCCGATCGCCGGCGTTATCGGATCGATCGTGCTTCCGGCGATCGCGCTGCATTTCGATTATCAGTGGACGCTCGCAGCTGCCGGAATCGCGACGATCGTTGCCTGCGGCGTCGCCTCGCTGCTCTATCGCGAGCCCGTCGAGCTGGAAGGCGAGCCCGTCTCCGCACGCAACATGTTCGCCGAAATGGTGGTCATGGCGCGCGACGCGCGCCTGATTCTGATGACGCTCGTTTCGATGGTACTCGTCTGCTCGCAGCTTGCGGTGATGGCCTTTCTCACGCTCACGATCGTTCACGAAGCGAATGCCCCACTGGCGGTAGCGATCGGCATGTTCACGATTTCGCAGCTTGCGGCGATCGGCGGACGCGTGTTCTGGGGATGGTCGAGCGATAGAATTTTCGGCGGCAAACGCGCGCTGCCGCTGGCAACCGTCTGCGTCGTCACCGCGGTGCTCGCGATACTGTTCTCTTTCATGACGCCGTCGACGCCGCTTTGGCTGATCGGGGTCGTCTGCGCGGCGCTCGGATTCGCCGCCGAAGGATGGTTCGGCGTCGCAGTGCTCGGATTCGCGGAAATCGGCGGCGAGGAGCATTGCGGCAGCGCGCTCGGCGTCGCGCTGACGTGGGTCTTCTTCGCGGCGTTCGTCGCGCCGACGCTCTTCGGAGCGATAGCCGAAGTCTACGGCTTTCCGTTCGCGTGGCGCGGTCTGGGCATACTGCAGCTCGCCGGAATTCCGCCCGCGCTGATGGCGGCGGCCTTCATGGCGCGCTTCGCTTCGACGGTGAAATCGTCGTGA
- a CDS encoding GNAT family N-acetyltransferase yields the protein MAQGRSFLIDTNVIIQLEDDKPVQAKFSEMVRRAQESGVTLYVHEASEEDIRRDKDAARRDVTLSKIAKFPRISNVPMPPELVLESRFGKAANDHDRVDVQMLNALDRKVVDFLVTEDLGLHRRARNAGFQDRVLRVRDAVDWLTRTFEPAAVPLQHIVEKKCYQLDRSDPIFDTLRDGYPEFDEWIDRNPQRACWCLEVDGATAGIVIRKDNESRAETDATLPGDKILKVSTFKVKEEYRGEKFGEHLLKQILWYAQRNRYDLVYLTAFKEQQEVLADLLVQYGFKETGTKKSTGETLYEKQMYRGPVRAVGVPLGDDYAQYPCFREDNKVKVLCVPIQPRWYRVLFPENAPEPLLLPGHHQGGAERTPGNTIRKVYLCKAQMRNVNAGDVLLFYMSGNEIGSGAVRTVGIVENYREIYGAEDLLRATGRRSVYSADEQMDMIKGSPVKVLDFLLIGHLDDPIPLGLLNATGAIKGVPQSIRTVDKTAYAQLGVHENLGYA from the coding sequence GTGGCGCAGGGGCGGTCGTTCCTCATTGATACGAACGTCATCATTCAACTCGAAGACGACAAGCCTGTCCAGGCCAAGTTCTCGGAGATGGTGCGGCGCGCCCAGGAAAGTGGCGTGACACTTTACGTTCACGAGGCCTCCGAAGAAGATATCAGACGCGATAAGGATGCAGCGCGTCGAGATGTCACGTTATCGAAGATCGCCAAGTTTCCCCGGATCTCCAACGTACCGATGCCTCCCGAACTTGTGCTCGAGAGCCGCTTCGGCAAGGCGGCGAACGATCACGACCGCGTCGATGTCCAGATGCTAAATGCGCTCGATCGAAAGGTCGTCGATTTCCTCGTTACGGAGGATCTCGGCCTGCATCGTCGAGCGAGAAACGCTGGTTTCCAGGACCGCGTCCTGCGCGTACGCGACGCGGTCGATTGGCTTACGCGCACGTTCGAGCCGGCGGCGGTGCCGCTTCAGCACATCGTCGAGAAAAAGTGCTATCAGCTCGACAGAAGCGACCCCATCTTCGACACGCTTCGCGACGGTTACCCCGAGTTCGACGAATGGATAGACCGAAATCCGCAGCGCGCTTGCTGGTGTCTCGAAGTCGACGGCGCGACGGCGGGAATCGTCATCCGCAAGGACAACGAATCGCGTGCCGAAACCGATGCAACGTTGCCGGGCGACAAGATCCTGAAAGTATCGACGTTCAAGGTCAAGGAAGAGTACCGCGGCGAGAAGTTCGGGGAGCATCTTCTCAAGCAAATCTTGTGGTACGCGCAACGCAACCGATATGACCTCGTTTACCTGACCGCATTCAAGGAACAGCAGGAAGTGCTTGCCGACCTGCTCGTTCAGTATGGCTTCAAGGAAACGGGCACCAAGAAGAGCACGGGCGAAACACTTTACGAAAAGCAGATGTATCGCGGGCCAGTTCGCGCCGTCGGCGTTCCGCTCGGCGACGACTACGCGCAATATCCTTGCTTCCGTGAGGATAACAAGGTGAAGGTGCTTTGCGTCCCGATCCAACCGCGGTGGTATCGGGTGCTCTTTCCAGAAAACGCGCCGGAGCCGCTTTTGCTTCCCGGGCACCATCAGGGCGGCGCGGAACGAACGCCTGGTAACACCATTCGCAAGGTGTACCTCTGCAAGGCGCAGATGCGTAATGTTAATGCAGGCGACGTTCTGCTTTTCTACATGTCCGGCAACGAAATCGGCTCTGGAGCTGTCCGAACCGTCGGTATCGTCGAGAACTACCGCGAGATCTACGGCGCGGAAGACTTGCTGCGCGCTACGGGCCGCCGATCCGTGTATAGCGCCGACGAGCAGATGGACATGATCAAAGGCTCACCCGTCAAGGTCCTCGACTTTCTGCTCATCGGTCACCTCGACGATCCAATTCCGCTGGGGCTTCTCAATGCCACCGGCGCGATCAAAGGGGTGCCGCAGAGCATCCGGACAGTCGACAAGACCGCGTATGCGCAGCTGGGCGTTCACGAGAACCTCGGATACGCATGA
- a CDS encoding ABC transporter ATP-binding protein — MSTIQISHLRKTYGTFAAVDDLSLEIPSGTVFGLLGPNGAGKTTTFKCMLDLARANDGTVLYDGKPLVPETFERIAYVPERSVLYEWMNVAEHVEMNRRAFAKFDPARAAELLTAFSIDRRKKTRTLSKGMRTAVMVAMAFARNADILILDEPTSGLDPVNQRHVLSLIINEAARGCTILFSSHQIGQVERAAEQIAVVDKGRLILQGAVDDLKADRKIVEGILPDANYPLNGIAGDSRVLRADRTERIVRLLVGSDADAIAAQLTAAGASGVRVVDLNLEDIFLYAVSPADATADVIARENAQ; from the coding sequence ATGAGCACGATTCAAATTTCACACCTGCGCAAAACGTACGGAACGTTTGCGGCCGTTGACGATCTGTCGCTGGAAATTCCAAGCGGTACCGTTTTCGGTCTGCTCGGGCCCAACGGCGCCGGTAAAACGACGACCTTTAAATGCATGCTCGACTTGGCGCGCGCGAACGACGGCACCGTTCTCTACGACGGGAAGCCGCTCGTGCCCGAAACGTTCGAGCGCATCGCCTACGTTCCCGAGCGCAGCGTTCTGTACGAATGGATGAACGTCGCCGAACACGTCGAGATGAACCGGCGGGCGTTTGCGAAGTTCGATCCCGCTCGCGCCGCCGAGTTGCTGACGGCGTTCAGCATCGACCGGCGTAAGAAGACGCGCACGCTCTCCAAAGGCATGCGCACCGCGGTGATGGTTGCGATGGCCTTTGCTCGCAATGCCGATATCCTGATTCTCGACGAGCCGACCAGCGGGCTCGATCCGGTCAATCAGCGCCACGTGCTCAGCCTCATCATCAACGAAGCGGCGCGTGGGTGCACGATCCTCTTCTCATCGCATCAGATCGGCCAAGTCGAACGCGCGGCCGAGCAGATCGCGGTCGTCGATAAGGGACGGCTCATCCTGCAAGGCGCAGTCGACGATCTCAAAGCCGATCGCAAAATCGTCGAGGGCATCCTGCCCGACGCAAACTATCCGCTCAACGGCATCGCGGGCGATTCGCGCGTGCTGCGCGCGGATCGTACCGAGCGCATCGTGCGGCTGCTCGTGGGCAGCGACGCAGACGCCATCGCCGCGCAGCTCACCGCCGCCGGCGCAAGCGGCGTGCGCGTCGTCGACCTCAACCTCGAAGACATCTTCCTTTACGCGGTCTCGCCGGCGGACGCAACGGCAGACGTGATCGCCAGGGAAAACGCGCAATGA
- a CDS encoding arginine deiminase family protein, translating into MSYRFSRALARTPGTSFAQGLTSATLGAPDLATTLAQHRAYCAALRDAGVDVTVLDADDAFPDSTFVEDTAIVAHGRAIVTRPGAQSRAGETTVIRAALAGRFDGIASIVPPGTVDGGDVCESDDRAFVGISHRTNGNGAEQLARWLSESGLETICVDIRDLDFILHLKSGMSYLGDGIYVVDEALRSRVPLDRADVIVPSAGEAYAANCVRVNDVVLLPAGFPQLQSAIEQRGLRVVTLDVSEYQKMDGGLSCLSIRF; encoded by the coding sequence GTGAGCTACCGTTTCTCGCGCGCGCTCGCGCGCACGCCCGGAACGTCGTTTGCACAGGGCCTGACCTCTGCGACGCTCGGTGCCCCCGATCTCGCGACGACGCTGGCGCAGCATCGCGCCTACTGCGCGGCTCTGCGCGACGCCGGCGTCGACGTGACCGTGCTCGATGCCGACGACGCATTTCCCGATTCGACGTTCGTGGAAGATACGGCGATCGTCGCGCACGGCCGCGCGATCGTCACGCGTCCGGGCGCGCAAAGCCGCGCCGGTGAAACGACCGTCATTCGGGCGGCGCTCGCCGGACGTTTCGACGGCATCGCTTCGATCGTACCGCCGGGAACGGTCGACGGCGGCGACGTCTGCGAAAGCGACGACCGCGCTTTTGTCGGCATCTCGCATCGCACGAATGGCAACGGTGCCGAACAGCTCGCGAGGTGGCTAAGCGAATCGGGCCTCGAGACGATCTGCGTGGATATTCGCGACCTCGACTTCATTCTGCACCTCAAGAGCGGCATGTCGTACCTTGGCGACGGAATCTACGTGGTCGACGAAGCGCTGCGCTCGCGGGTGCCGCTCGACCGTGCCGACGTCATCGTTCCTTCTGCCGGCGAGGCCTATGCCGCCAACTGCGTGCGCGTCAACGACGTCGTTCTGCTGCCGGCCGGATTTCCGCAACTGCAATCGGCGATCGAACAGCGCGGACTGCGGGTCGTTACCCTCGACGTATCGGAATACCAAAAAATGGACGGCGGTTTAAGCTGCTTGTCGATCCGTTTTTAG
- a CDS encoding winged helix-turn-helix domain-containing protein, translated as MSVYEFGPFVLDSERLLLLDRGEPVALGPKVVETLLALVEHPGEVLTKSALLDRIWPEGYVDEANLAQNVYVLRKTLRARWDTDAIETIPRRGYRFTRDVVRREHVPLAEPVAARRRRPFWGLAAAASIAVAFLAALFTGALAPHSATTHTALSPDGARLYEIGRYYWNMRTPDGMRKSLQYFTRVVDTDPHNSRGYAALASANALMADYEYGTAAPKTYFARAQAYARKALAIDPSSGEAYAVLGMIGSMRYASNAQMANALDELERAIALDPGSGPAHEWYGVALLERGRFNDAYYQLRTAADLDPLSVATTAWLSSAAYHEHRYDDAIAYARETLDLSPQRHDVLQTLGLSYEALGDQERALGAYREFARSCSDCRAQAAALMAGLFARSNRIAAARAELAIAQANPKEVAPDDLALALAGIGERATALSLLSRAPHEFTRAEMASDPRFAVLRADPHIKKIGIGS; from the coding sequence ATGAGCGTCTACGAATTCGGACCATTTGTGCTCGACTCCGAGCGCCTGCTGTTGCTCGATCGCGGCGAACCGGTCGCGCTCGGACCGAAAGTCGTCGAGACCCTGCTCGCCCTCGTCGAGCACCCCGGCGAAGTGCTCACCAAGAGCGCGCTGCTGGATCGCATTTGGCCCGAAGGCTATGTCGACGAGGCTAACCTCGCGCAGAACGTCTACGTCCTGCGCAAGACGCTGCGCGCTCGCTGGGATACCGACGCCATCGAAACGATACCGCGCCGCGGCTATCGCTTCACGCGCGACGTCGTTCGACGCGAACACGTGCCGCTGGCCGAACCGGTCGCGGCGCGTCGCCGCCGCCCGTTCTGGGGACTTGCCGCAGCCGCGAGCATCGCCGTCGCGTTTTTGGCTGCGCTCTTTACGGGTGCGCTGGCGCCGCATAGCGCTACGACCCATACCGCGCTGTCGCCCGACGGCGCGCGCTTATACGAAATCGGCCGCTATTACTGGAATATGCGCACGCCCGACGGCATGCGGAAAAGCTTGCAGTACTTCACGCGCGTCGTCGATACGGATCCGCACAACTCGCGCGGCTACGCCGCGCTGGCGTCGGCCAACGCGCTGATGGCGGATTACGAATACGGCACCGCCGCGCCGAAGACGTATTTCGCCCGCGCACAAGCGTACGCGCGTAAGGCGCTCGCGATCGATCCCAGTTCGGGCGAAGCCTATGCCGTGCTCGGCATGATCGGCTCGATGAGGTACGCGTCGAACGCGCAGATGGCAAACGCGCTCGACGAGCTCGAGCGCGCGATCGCGCTCGATCCGGGCAGCGGGCCGGCCCACGAATGGTATGGCGTCGCGCTGTTGGAACGCGGCCGCTTCAACGACGCGTATTATCAGCTGCGAACGGCCGCCGATCTCGATCCGCTTTCGGTCGCCACTACGGCATGGCTGAGCAGTGCGGCCTATCACGAACATCGCTACGACGATGCGATCGCCTACGCGCGCGAGACGCTCGACCTCTCGCCGCAGCGACACGACGTCTTGCAGACGCTGGGCTTGTCGTACGAAGCGCTCGGCGACCAGGAGCGCGCGCTCGGGGCGTACCGCGAGTTTGCTCGCAGCTGTTCGGACTGCCGCGCTCAAGCGGCGGCGCTCATGGCGGGGCTCTTCGCGCGGTCGAATCGCATCGCCGCGGCGCGCGCCGAGTTGGCCATCGCGCAAGCGAATCCCAAGGAGGTTGCACCCGACGATCTTGCGCTGGCCCTGGCGGGTATCGGCGAACGCGCGACCGCCCTGTCGCTGCTCAGCCGCGCGCCGCACGAGTTCACGCGTGCCGAAATGGCGAGCGATCCGCGCTTTGCGGTGCTGCGCGCCGATCCGCACATCAAGAAGATCGGGATCGGGTCTTAG
- a CDS encoding RDD family protein, whose product MAMPLFEGPFSLRDPSERISFGATAVLALPAALLIGYVLHESIGASQVALFIVVAMVYVTLARGRLLGSSVRVHEAQYPRVFSIVKDACAALEIPMPLIFVREDSFVPVAALGFGEPYSLVCSSHWIEVFEDDELAFAIGRELGHIAAGHTRFLSLLSVNGNENPIVSLIFGGWLRRCTMTCDKVGLLCCGSLDAAIRAMGVSAFHEFARKVDFDVFAQQQAEIESDTIFRWGVWLGSEPYATTRIASLRAFMTTPAYESARGWFLRERGEEPPAIAAPGTTTVVERDCAGWWRRFAAYAIDAIVVSALITSFGGNVAPVRVTTTTDDSDVASVSPGHVNINIPGGETIHINGRDRKGKSAVTITTPAPTAQPTATASPTPTATPFRVGPFSIDEANGLMLEGVPLSSEGVARWLNGLGFYFWFPIYLGVLVAIAGQSFGMMITGLRVVTTDFHKPRVAQTIVRYLMVGFLWWLIIAVSLFKRRVLLHDRWTKTRLVKVERVVARATGTN is encoded by the coding sequence ATGGCGATGCCGCTCTTCGAAGGTCCGTTCAGCCTCCGCGACCCCTCCGAGCGGATCTCGTTTGGGGCGACCGCCGTTCTGGCGCTTCCGGCCGCCCTGCTCATCGGCTACGTTTTGCACGAATCGATCGGCGCGTCGCAAGTCGCGCTCTTCATCGTGGTGGCGATGGTGTACGTGACCTTGGCCCGCGGACGGCTTCTGGGCTCGAGCGTTCGCGTGCACGAAGCCCAGTATCCGCGCGTTTTTTCGATCGTCAAAGATGCGTGCGCGGCGCTCGAGATTCCGATGCCGCTGATCTTCGTGCGAGAAGACAGCTTCGTACCGGTGGCCGCTCTGGGCTTCGGGGAACCGTACTCGCTGGTGTGCTCGAGCCACTGGATCGAAGTCTTCGAAGACGACGAGCTGGCGTTCGCGATCGGTCGCGAGCTCGGGCATATCGCCGCGGGACACACGCGGTTTCTCTCGCTGCTCAGCGTCAACGGCAACGAAAACCCCATCGTCTCGCTGATTTTCGGCGGCTGGCTGCGCCGCTGCACCATGACCTGCGACAAGGTCGGTTTGTTGTGCTGCGGCTCGCTCGACGCGGCGATACGCGCGATGGGTGTGAGCGCGTTTCACGAGTTCGCGCGCAAAGTCGACTTCGACGTCTTCGCGCAGCAGCAAGCGGAAATCGAATCGGATACGATCTTCCGTTGGGGTGTCTGGCTCGGCAGCGAACCGTACGCCACCACCCGGATCGCGTCGCTGCGCGCGTTCATGACCACGCCCGCGTACGAGTCCGCGCGGGGATGGTTTTTACGCGAGCGCGGCGAGGAGCCGCCCGCCATCGCGGCGCCGGGAACGACCACCGTCGTCGAGCGCGACTGCGCGGGCTGGTGGCGCCGCTTTGCGGCGTACGCCATCGACGCGATCGTCGTCAGCGCGCTCATTACGTCATTCGGCGGAAACGTCGCGCCGGTGCGAGTCACTACCACAACCGACGATTCAGACGTCGCCTCGGTTTCGCCGGGACACGTCAATATCAACATCCCCGGCGGCGAAACGATCCACATCAACGGAAGAGATCGCAAGGGAAAAAGTGCGGTGACGATCACGACGCCGGCACCGACCGCCCAACCGACGGCTACCGCGTCGCCCACGCCCACGGCGACGCCGTTCCGCGTCGGGCCGTTCTCGATTGACGAAGCCAATGGTCTGATGCTCGAGGGAGTTCCGCTCAGCAGCGAGGGAGTCGCGCGCTGGCTCAACGGCTTGGGATTCTACTTCTGGTTTCCGATTTATCTCGGCGTACTCGTCGCTATCGCCGGACAGTCGTTCGGCATGATGATTACGGGATTGCGTGTGGTGACCACGGACTTTCACAAGCCTCGCGTGGCGCAAACCATCGTGCGCTATCTGATGGTGGGATTCCTATGGTGGCTCATCATCGCGGTGAGCCTGTTCAAACGGCGCGTGCTTTTACACGACCGGTGGACCAAGACGCGGTTGGTGAAAGTCGAGCGCGTCGTCGCTCGCGCGACGGGAACGAACTAA
- a CDS encoding ASCH domain-containing protein: MLDLSDRDVIFSIKPKYADRIMEGVKTVELRRRFANEAPIGARAFIYSSGPTKAMLGYAIIADVRRLRLEDIWNQYAGAASVSRTEFDAYFDGLTHGYVIALRDPRRFKKSASITYLRERFGFRAPQSYRYAGIEYRVLIG, from the coding sequence GTGCTAGACCTATCGGATCGTGACGTGATCTTCAGTATCAAACCGAAATACGCCGACCGCATCATGGAGGGCGTGAAGACGGTTGAGCTGCGTCGTCGCTTCGCTAACGAGGCGCCGATCGGGGCTCGCGCGTTCATCTATTCGTCGGGGCCGACGAAAGCAATGCTCGGCTATGCGATCATCGCTGACGTCCGACGTCTCCGACTAGAAGACATCTGGAACCAGTACGCCGGCGCGGCCTCCGTCTCAAGGACGGAGTTCGACGCATACTTCGACGGACTCACACACGGATACGTCATCGCGCTCCGCGATCCGCGACGTTTCAAGAAATCTGCCTCGATAACGTACCTTCGCGAGCGGTTCGGGTTTCGCGCACCCCAATCGTATCGGTATGCCGGGATCGAGTACCGCGTGTTGATCGGATAG
- a CDS encoding AAA family ATPase, which produces MSGVGKTTFINVLIAKQPSWLGISAGTLLQERLTDVARDALRVCTEGGILSNQEIIVRGLSTWRMRTECDAVFFDGHLLIDTDSAIVEIPYDVIRRLELDAMVFVHEEAAEIERRKANDASRMRAFRSKEWLAAEQQKAMKLAEQYARELRIPLFIVRSDEAADVQARIASLVIQ; this is translated from the coding sequence ATCTCCGGCGTCGGCAAGACCACGTTCATCAACGTGCTCATCGCGAAACAGCCGAGCTGGCTCGGGATTTCCGCGGGCACGCTCCTCCAGGAACGCCTCACTGACGTCGCCCGCGACGCGCTTCGGGTTTGCACGGAGGGCGGCATCCTAAGCAATCAGGAGATCATCGTCCGTGGCCTATCAACTTGGCGGATGAGAACCGAATGCGATGCAGTGTTCTTCGACGGACATCTTCTCATCGATACCGATTCCGCAATCGTAGAAATTCCTTACGATGTCATCCGTCGCCTCGAACTTGATGCCATGGTCTTCGTGCACGAAGAGGCGGCCGAAATTGAGCGACGAAAGGCGAACGATGCGAGCCGTATGCGAGCCTTTCGCTCGAAAGAATGGCTTGCCGCAGAGCAACAAAAGGCAATGAAGCTGGCCGAGCAGTATGCGCGAGAACTACGCATCCCACTATTTATTGTAAGGTCGGATGAGGCTGCTGATGTCCAGGCCAGAATCGCCTCTCTCGTCATCCAATGA